A portion of the Macaca mulatta isolate MMU2019108-1 chromosome 4, T2T-MMU8v2.0, whole genome shotgun sequence genome contains these proteins:
- the LOC721200 gene encoding complement C4-A isoform X3, translated as MRLLWGLIWASSFFTLSLQKPRLLLFSPSVVHLGVPLSVGVQLQDVPRGQVVKGSVFLRNPSHNNVPCSPKVDFTLSSDRDFALLSLQVPLKDVKSCGLHQLLRGPEVQLVAQSPWLKDSLSRKTNIQGVNLLFSSRRGHLFLQTDQPIYNPGQRVRYRVFALDQKMRPSTDTITVTVENSHGLRVRKKDVYLPSSIFQDDFVIPDISEPGTWKISARFSDGLESNSSTQFEVKKYVLPNFEVKITPGKPYILMVPGHLDEIQLDIQARYIYGKPVQGVAYVRFGLLDEDSKKTFLRGLESQTKLVNGQSHISFSKAEFQDALGKLNMGMTDLLGLRLYVAAAIIESPGGEMEEAELTSWSFVSSPFSLDLSKTKRHLVPGAPFLLQALVREMSGSPASGIPVKVSATVSSPGSVPEVQNIQQNTDGSGQVSIPIIIPQTISELQLSVSAGSPYPAIARLTVAAPPSGGPGFLSIERPDSRPPRVGDTLNLNLRAVGSGATFSHYYYMILSRGQIVFMNREPKRTVTSVSVFVDHHLAPSFYFVAFYYHGDRPVANSLRVDVQAGACEGKLELSVDGAKEYRNGESVKLHLETDSPALVALGALDTALYAAGSKSHKPLNMGKVFEVMNSYDLGCGPGGGDSALQVFQAAGLAFSDGEQWTFSRKRLGCPKEKTTRRKRNVNFQKAINEKLGQYTSPTAKRCCQDGVTRLPMRRSCEQRAARVQQPDCREPFLSCCQFAESLRKKNRTRGQVGLQRALEILQEEDLIDEDDIPVRSFFPENWLWRVETVDRFQILTLWLPDSLTTWEIHGLSLSKTKGLCVAAPVQLRVFREFHLHLRLPMSVRRFEQLELRPVLYNYLARNLTVSVHVSPVEGLCLAGGGGLAQQVLVPAGSARPVAFSVVPTAAAAVSLKVVARGSFDFPVGDAVSKVLQIEKEGAIHTEELVYELNPLGEWPSTSSHRLPTSPISPDHRGRTLEIPGNSDPNMIPDGDFNSYVRVTASDPLDTLGSEGALSPGGVASLLKLPQGCGEQTMIYLAPTLAASRYLDKTEQWSALPPETKDHAVDLIQKGYMRIQQFRKADGSYAAWLSRDSSTWLTAFVLKVLSLAQEQVGGSPEKLQETSKWLLSQQQADGSFQDPCPVLDRNMQGGLVGSDETVALTAFVTIALHHGLAVFQDEGAEELKQRVEASISKANSFLGEKASAGLLGAHAAAITAYALTLTKASGDLRGVAHNNLMAMAQETGDNLYWGSVTSSQSNAVSPTPAPRNPADPMPQAPALWIETTAYALLHLLLHEGKAEMADQTAAWLTRQGSFQGGFRSTQDTVIALDALSAYWIASHTTEERRLNVTLSSTGRSGFTSHALQLNNRQIRGLEEELQFSLGSKINVKVGGNSKGTLKVLRIYNVLDMKNTTCQDLQIEVTVKGHVEYTMEANEDYEDYEYDELPARDDPGVPLQPVTPLQLFEGRRNRRRREAPKVVEEQESRVHYTVCIWRNGKVGLSGMAIADITLLSGFHALRADLEKLTSLSDRYVSHFETEGPHVLLYFDSVPTSRECVGFEAVQEVPVGLVQPASAALYDYYNPERRCSVFYGAPSKSRLLATLCSAEVCQCAEGKCPRQRRALERGLQDEDGYRMKFACYYPRVEYGFQVKVLREDSRAAFRLFETKITQVLHFTKDVKATVNQTRNFLVRASCRLRLEPGREYLIMGLDGATYDLEGHPQYLLDSNSWIEEMPSERQCRSTRQRAACAQLHDFLQEYGTQGCQV; from the exons ATGAGGCTCCTCTGGGGGCTGATCTGGGCATCCAGCTTCTTCACCTTGTCTCTGCAGAAGCCCAG GTTGCTCTTGTTCTCTCCTTCTGTGGTTCATCTGGGGGTCCCCCTATCGGTGGGGGTGCAGCTCCAGGATGTGCCCCGAGGACAGGTAGTGAAAGGATCAGTGTTCCTGCGAAACCCATCTCATAATAATGTCCCCTGCTCCCCAAAGGTGGACTTCACCCTTAGCTCAGACAGAGACTTCGCACTCCTCAGTCTCCAG GTGCCCTTAAAAGATGTGAAGAGCTGTGGCCTCCATCAACTCCTCAGAGGCCCTGAGGTCCAGCTGGTGGCCCAGTCGCCATGGCTAAAGGACTCTCTGTCCAGAAAGACGAACATCCAGGGCGTCAACCTGCTCTTCTCCTCTCGCCGGGGGCACCTCTTTTTGCAGACGGACCAGCCCATTTACAACCCTGGCCAGCGGG tTCGGTACCGGGTCTTTGCTCTGGATCAAAAGATGCGCCCGAGCACTGACACCATCACAGTCACGGTGGAG AACTCTCACGGCCTCCGCGTGCGGAAGAAGGACGTGTACCTGCCCTCGTCCATCTTCCAGGATGACTTTGTGATCCCAGACATCTCAGA GCCAGGGACCTGGAAGATCTCAGCCCGATTCTCAGATGGCCTGGAATCCAATAGCAGCACCCAGTTTGAGGTGAAGAAATATG TCCTTCCCAACTTTGAGGTGAAGATCACCCCTGGAAAGCCCTACATCCTGATGGTGCCAGGCCATCTTGATGAAATCCAGTTAGACATCCAGGCCAG GTACATCTATGGGAAGCCAGTGCAGGGGGTGGCATATGTGCGCTTTGGGCTCCTAGATGAGGATAGTAAGAAGACTTTCCTTCGGGGGCTGGAGAGTCAGACCAAG CTGGTGAATGGACAGAGCCACATTTCCTTCTCAAAGGCAGAGTTCCAGGATGCCCTGGGGAAGCTGAATATGGGCATGACTGACCTCCTGGGGCTACGCCTCTACGTTGCTGCAGCCATCATTGAGTCTCCAG GTGGGGAGAtggaggaggcagagctcacaTCCTGGTCTTTTGTGTCATCTCCCTTCTCCTTGGATCTTAGCAAGACCAAGCGACACCTTGTGCCTGGGGCCCCTTTCCTGCTGCAG GCCTTGGTCCGTGAGATGTCAGGCTCCCCAGCTTCTGGCATTCCTGTCAAAGTTTCTGCCACAGTGTCTTCTCCAGGGTCTGTTCCTGAAGTCCAGAACATTCAACAAAACACAGATGGCAGCGGCCAAGTCAGCATTCCAATCATTATCCCTCAGACCATCTCAGAGCTGCAGCTCTCG GTATCTGCAGGCTCCCCCTATCCAGCCATAGCCAGGCTCACTGTGGCAGCCCCACCTTCAGGAGGCCCCGGGTTTCTGTCTATTGAGCGGCCGGATTCTCGACCTCCTCGTGTTGGGGACACTCTGAACCTGAACTTGCGAGCCGTGGGCAGTGGGGCCACCTTTTCTCATTACTACTACATG ATCCTATCCCGAGGGCAGATCGTGTTCATGAATCGAGAGCCCAAGAGGACCGTGACCTCGGTCTCCGTGTTTGTGGACCATCACCTGGCACCCTCCTTCTACTTTGTGGCCTTCTACTACCATGGAGACCGCCCAGTGGCCAACTCCCTGCGAGTGGATGTCCAGGCTGGGGCCTGCGAGGGCAAG CTGGAGCTCAGTGTGGATGGTGCCAAGGAATACCGGAACGGGGAGTCCGTGAAGCTCCACTTAGAAACTGACTCCCCAGCCCTGGTGGCGCTGGGAGCCTTGGACACAGCTCTGTATGCTGCAGGCAGCAAGTCCCACAAGCCCCTCAATATGGGCAAG GTCTTTGAAGTTATGAACAGCTATGATCTCGGCTGTGGTCCTGGGGGTGGGGACAGTGCCCTTCAGGTGTTCCAGGCAGCGGGCCTGGCCTTTTCTGATGGAGAACAATGGACCTTCTCCAGAAAGA GACTGGGCTGTCCCAAGGAGAAGACAACCCGGAGAAAGAGAAACGTAAACTTCCAAAAGGCGATTAATGAGAAAT TGGGTCAGTATACTTCCCCAACAGCCAAGCGCTGCTGCCAGGATGGGGTGACACGTCTGCCCATGAGGCGTTCCTGCGAGCAGCGGGCAGCCCGAGTGCAGCAGCCGGACTGCCGGGAGCCCTTCCTGTCCTGCTGCCAATTTGCTGAGAGTCTGCGCAAGAAGAACAGGACCAGGGGCCAGGTGGGCCTCCAACGAG CCCTGGAGATCCTGCAGGAGGAGGACCTGATTGATGAGGATGACATTCCCGTGCGCAGCTTCTTCCCAGAGAACTGGCTCTGGAGAGTGGAAACAGTGGACCGCTTTCAAAT ATTGACATTGTGGCTCCCCGATTCTCTGACCACGTGGGAGATCCACGGCCTGAGCCTGTCCAAAACCAAAG GCCTATGTGTGGCCGCCCCAGTCCAGCTGCGGGTGTTCCGCGAGTTCCACCTGCACCTCCGCCTGCCCATGTCTGTCCGCCGCTTTGAGCAGCTGGAGCTGCGGCCTGTCCTCTATAACTACCTGGCTAGAAACCTGACT gtgaGCGTCCACGTGTCCCCAGTGGAGGGGCTGTGCCTGGCTGGGGGCGGAGGGCTGGCCCAGCAGGTGTTGGTGCCTGCGGGCTCTGCCCGGCCTGTCGCCTTCTCTGTGGTGCCCACAGCAGCCGCCGCTGTGTCCCTGAAGGTGGTGGCTCGAGGGTCCTTCGACTTCCCTGTGGGAGATGCCGTGTCTAAGGTTCTGCAGATTGAG AAGGAAGGGGCCATCCATACAGAGGAGCTGGTCTATGAACTCAACCCCCTGGGTGAGTGGCCCTCTACCTCCAGCCATCG GCTGCCAACTTCCCCCATTTCCCCAGACCACCGAGGCCGGACCTTGGAAATTCCTGGCAACTCTGATCCCAATATGATCCCTGATGGGGACTTTAACAGCTACGTGAGGGTTACAG CCTCAGATCCATTGGACACTTTGGGCTCTGAGGGGGCCTTGTCCCCAGGAGGCGTGGCCTCCCTCTTGAAGCTTCCTCAAGGCTGTGGGGAGCAAACCATGATCTACTTGGCTCCGACACTGGCTGCTTCCCGCTACCTGGACAAGACAGAGCAGTGGAGTGCACTGCCCCCCGAGACCAAGGACCACGCTGTGGATCTGATCCAGAAAG GCTACATGCGGATCCAGCAGTTTCGGAAGGCGGATGGTTCCTATGCGGCTTGGTTGTCACGGGACAGCAGCACCTG gCTCACAGCCTTTGTGCTGAAGGTCCTGAGTTTGGCCCAGGAGCAGGTAGGAGGCTCGCCTGAGAAACTGCAGGAGACGTCTAAATGGCTTCTGTCCCAGCAACAGGCTGATGGCTCGTTCCAAGACCCCTGTCCAGTGTTAGACAGGAACATGCAG GGGGGTTTGGTGGGCAGTGATGAGACTGTGGCACTCACAGCCTTTGTGACCATCGCCCTTCATCATGGGCTGGCCGTCTTCCAGGACGAGGGTGCAGAGGAATTGAAGCAGAGAGTG GAAGCCTCCATCTCAAAGGCAAACTCATTTTTGGGGGAGAAAGCGAGTGCCGGGCTCCTGGGTGCCCACGCAGCTGCCATCACGGCCTATGCCCTGACACTGACCAAGGCTTCCGGGGACCTGCGGGGTGTTGCCCACAACAACCTCATGGCAATGGCCCAGGAGACTGGAG ATAACCTGTACTGGGGCTCAGTCACTAGTTCTCAGAGCAATGCCGTGTCGCCCACGCCAGCCCCTCGCAACCCAGCCGACCCCATGCCCCAGGCTCCAGCCCTGTGGATTGAAACCACAGCCTACGCCCTGCTGCACCTCCTGCTTCACGAGGGCAAAGCGGAGATGGCAGACCAGACTGCAGCCTGGCTCACCCGTCAGGGCAGCTTCCAAGGGGGATTCCGCAGTACCCAA GACACGGTGATTGCCTTGGATGCCCTGTCTGCCTACTGGATTGCCTCCCACACCACCGAGGAGAGGAGACTCAATGTGACTCTCAGCTCCACAGGCCGCAGTGGGTTCACGTCCCACGCGCTACAGCTGAACAACCGCCAGATTCGCGGCCTGGAGGAGGAGCTGCAG TTTTCCTTGGGCAGCAAGATCAATGTGAAGGTGGGAGGAAACAGCAAAGGAACCCTGAAG GTCCTTCGTATCTACAATGTCCTGGACATGAAGAACACGACCTGCCAGGACCTGCAGATAGAAGTGACAGTCAAAGGCCACGTCGAGTACACGA TGGAAGCAAACGAGGACTATGAGGACTATGAGTACGATGAGCTTCCAGCCAGGGACGACCCAGGTGTCCCTCTGCAGCCCGTGACACCCCTGCAGCTGTTTGAGGGTCGGAGGAACCGCCGCAGGAGGGAGGCGCCCAaggtggtggaggagcaggagtcCAGGGTGCACTACACCGTGTGCATCTG GCGGAACGGCAAGGTGGGGCTGTCTGGCATGGCCATCGCGGACATCACCCTCCTGAGTGGATTCCACGCCCTGCGTGCTGACCTAGAGAAG CTGACCTCCCTCTCTGACCGTTACGTGAGTCACTTTGAGACCGAGGGGCCCCACGTCCTGCTGTATTTTGACTCG GTTCCCACCTCCCGGGAGTGCGTGGGCTTTGAGGCTGTGCAGGAAGTTCCCGTGGGGCTGGTGCAGCCGGCCAGCGCAGCCCTGTACGACTACTACAACCCGG AGCGCAGATGTTCTGTGTTTTACGGGGCACCAAGTAAGAGCAGACTCCTGGCCACCTTGTGTTCTGCTGAAGTCTGCCAGTGTGCTGAGG GGAAGTGCCCTCGCCAGCGTCGCGCCCTGGAGCGGGGTCTGCAGGACGAGGATGGCTACAGGATGAAGTTTGCCTGCTACTACCCCCGTGTGGAGTACG GCTTCCAGGTGAAGGTTCTCCGAGAAGACAGCAGAGCGGCTTTCCGCCTCTTTGAGACCAAGATCACCCAAGTCCTGCACTTCA CCAAGGATGTCAAGGCCACTGTTAATCAGACACGCAACTTCCTGGTTCGAGCCTCTTGCCGCCTTCGCTTGGAACCTGGGAGAGAATATTTGATCATGGGTCTGGATGGGGCCACCTATGACCTCGAGGGACA CCCCCAGTACCTGCTGGACTCGAATAGCTGGATCGAGGAGATGCCTTCTGAACGCCAGTGCCGGAGCACCCGCCAGCGGGCAGCCTGCGCACAGCTCCACGACTTCCTCCAGGAGTATGGCACTCAGGGGTGCCAGGTGTGA
- the LOC721200 gene encoding complement C4-A isoform X5, with the protein MRLLWGLIWASSFFTLSLQKPRLLLFSPSVVHLGVPLSVGVQLQDVPRGQVVKGSVFLRNPSHNNVPCSPKVDFTLSSDRDFALLSLQVPLKDVKSCGLHQLLRGPEVQLVAQSPWLKDSLSRKTNIQGVNLLFSSRRGHLFLQTDQPIYNPGQRVRYRVFALDQKMRPSTDTITVTVENSHGLRVRKKDVYLPSSIFQDDFVIPDISEPGTWKISARFSDGLESNSSTQFEVKKYVLPNFEVKITPGKPYILMVPGHLDEIQLDIQARYIYGKPVQGVAYVRFGLLDEDSKKTFLRGLESQTKLVNGQSHISFSKAEFQDALGKLNMGMTDLLGLRLYVAAAIIESPGGEMEEAELTSWSFVSSPFSLDLSKTKRHLVPGAPFLLQALVREMSGSPASGIPVKVSATVSSPGSVPEVQNIQQNTDGSGQVSIPIIIPQTISELQLSVSAGSPYPAIARLTVAAPPSGGPGFLSIERPDSRPPRVGDTLNLNLRAVGSGATFSHYYYMILSRGQIVFMNREPKRTVTSVSVFVDHHLAPSFYFVAFYYHGDRPVANSLRVDVQAGACEGKLELSVDGAKEYRNGESVKLHLETDSPALVALGALDTALYAAGSKSHKPLNMGKVFEVMNSYDLGCGPGGGDSALQVFQAAGLAFSDGEQWTFSRKRLGCPKEKTTRRKRNVNFQKAINEKLGQYTSPTAKRCCQDGVTRLPMRRSCEQRAARVQQPDCREPFLSCCQFAESLRKKNRTRGQVGLQRGEGLALEILQEEDLIDEDDIPVRSFFPENWLWRVETVDRFQILTLWLPDSLTTWEIHGLSLSKTKGLCVAAPVQLRVFREFHLHLRLPMSVRRFEQLELRPVLYNYLARNLTVSVHVSPVEGLCLAGGGGLAQQVLVPAGSARPVAFSVVPTAAAAVSLKVVARGSFDFPVGDAVSKVLQIEKEGAIHTEELVYELNPLDHRGRTLEIPGNSDPNMIPDGDFNSYVRVTASDPLDTLGSEGALSPGGVASLLKLPQGCGEQTMIYLAPTLAASRYLDKTEQWSALPPETKDHAVDLIQKGYMRIQQFRKADGSYAAWLSRDSSTWLTAFVLKVLSLAQEQVGGSPEKLQETSKWLLSQQQADGSFQDPCPVLDRNMQGGLVGSDETVALTAFVTIALHHGLAVFQDEGAEELKQRVEASISKANSFLGEKASAGLLGAHAAAITAYALTLTKASGDLRGVAHNNLMAMAQETGDNLYWGSVTSSQSNAVSPTPAPRNPADPMPQAPALWIETTAYALLHLLLHEGKAEMADQTAAWLTRQGSFQGGFRSTQDTVIALDALSAYWIASHTTEERRLNVTLSSTGRSGFTSHALQLNNRQIRGLEEELQFSLGSKINVKVGGNSKGTLKVLRIYNVLDMKNTTCQDLQIEVTVKGHVEYTMEANEDYEDYEYDELPARDDPGVPLQPVTPLQLFEGRRNRRRREAPKVVEEQESRVHYTVCIWRNGKVGLSGMAIADITLLSGFHALRADLEKLTSLSDRYVSHFETEGPHVLLYFDSVPTSRECVGFEAVQEVPVGLVQPASAALYDYYNPERRCSVFYGAPSKSRLLATLCSAEVCQCAEGKCPRQRRALERGLQDEDGYRMKFACYYPRVEYGFQVKVLREDSRAAFRLFETKITQVLHFTKDVKATVNQTRNFLVRASCRLRLEPGREYLIMGLDGATYDLEGHPQYLLDSNSWIEEMPSERQCRSTRQRAACAQLHDFLQEYGTQGCQV; encoded by the exons ATGAGGCTCCTCTGGGGGCTGATCTGGGCATCCAGCTTCTTCACCTTGTCTCTGCAGAAGCCCAG GTTGCTCTTGTTCTCTCCTTCTGTGGTTCATCTGGGGGTCCCCCTATCGGTGGGGGTGCAGCTCCAGGATGTGCCCCGAGGACAGGTAGTGAAAGGATCAGTGTTCCTGCGAAACCCATCTCATAATAATGTCCCCTGCTCCCCAAAGGTGGACTTCACCCTTAGCTCAGACAGAGACTTCGCACTCCTCAGTCTCCAG GTGCCCTTAAAAGATGTGAAGAGCTGTGGCCTCCATCAACTCCTCAGAGGCCCTGAGGTCCAGCTGGTGGCCCAGTCGCCATGGCTAAAGGACTCTCTGTCCAGAAAGACGAACATCCAGGGCGTCAACCTGCTCTTCTCCTCTCGCCGGGGGCACCTCTTTTTGCAGACGGACCAGCCCATTTACAACCCTGGCCAGCGGG tTCGGTACCGGGTCTTTGCTCTGGATCAAAAGATGCGCCCGAGCACTGACACCATCACAGTCACGGTGGAG AACTCTCACGGCCTCCGCGTGCGGAAGAAGGACGTGTACCTGCCCTCGTCCATCTTCCAGGATGACTTTGTGATCCCAGACATCTCAGA GCCAGGGACCTGGAAGATCTCAGCCCGATTCTCAGATGGCCTGGAATCCAATAGCAGCACCCAGTTTGAGGTGAAGAAATATG TCCTTCCCAACTTTGAGGTGAAGATCACCCCTGGAAAGCCCTACATCCTGATGGTGCCAGGCCATCTTGATGAAATCCAGTTAGACATCCAGGCCAG GTACATCTATGGGAAGCCAGTGCAGGGGGTGGCATATGTGCGCTTTGGGCTCCTAGATGAGGATAGTAAGAAGACTTTCCTTCGGGGGCTGGAGAGTCAGACCAAG CTGGTGAATGGACAGAGCCACATTTCCTTCTCAAAGGCAGAGTTCCAGGATGCCCTGGGGAAGCTGAATATGGGCATGACTGACCTCCTGGGGCTACGCCTCTACGTTGCTGCAGCCATCATTGAGTCTCCAG GTGGGGAGAtggaggaggcagagctcacaTCCTGGTCTTTTGTGTCATCTCCCTTCTCCTTGGATCTTAGCAAGACCAAGCGACACCTTGTGCCTGGGGCCCCTTTCCTGCTGCAG GCCTTGGTCCGTGAGATGTCAGGCTCCCCAGCTTCTGGCATTCCTGTCAAAGTTTCTGCCACAGTGTCTTCTCCAGGGTCTGTTCCTGAAGTCCAGAACATTCAACAAAACACAGATGGCAGCGGCCAAGTCAGCATTCCAATCATTATCCCTCAGACCATCTCAGAGCTGCAGCTCTCG GTATCTGCAGGCTCCCCCTATCCAGCCATAGCCAGGCTCACTGTGGCAGCCCCACCTTCAGGAGGCCCCGGGTTTCTGTCTATTGAGCGGCCGGATTCTCGACCTCCTCGTGTTGGGGACACTCTGAACCTGAACTTGCGAGCCGTGGGCAGTGGGGCCACCTTTTCTCATTACTACTACATG ATCCTATCCCGAGGGCAGATCGTGTTCATGAATCGAGAGCCCAAGAGGACCGTGACCTCGGTCTCCGTGTTTGTGGACCATCACCTGGCACCCTCCTTCTACTTTGTGGCCTTCTACTACCATGGAGACCGCCCAGTGGCCAACTCCCTGCGAGTGGATGTCCAGGCTGGGGCCTGCGAGGGCAAG CTGGAGCTCAGTGTGGATGGTGCCAAGGAATACCGGAACGGGGAGTCCGTGAAGCTCCACTTAGAAACTGACTCCCCAGCCCTGGTGGCGCTGGGAGCCTTGGACACAGCTCTGTATGCTGCAGGCAGCAAGTCCCACAAGCCCCTCAATATGGGCAAG GTCTTTGAAGTTATGAACAGCTATGATCTCGGCTGTGGTCCTGGGGGTGGGGACAGTGCCCTTCAGGTGTTCCAGGCAGCGGGCCTGGCCTTTTCTGATGGAGAACAATGGACCTTCTCCAGAAAGA GACTGGGCTGTCCCAAGGAGAAGACAACCCGGAGAAAGAGAAACGTAAACTTCCAAAAGGCGATTAATGAGAAAT TGGGTCAGTATACTTCCCCAACAGCCAAGCGCTGCTGCCAGGATGGGGTGACACGTCTGCCCATGAGGCGTTCCTGCGAGCAGCGGGCAGCCCGAGTGCAGCAGCCGGACTGCCGGGAGCCCTTCCTGTCCTGCTGCCAATTTGCTGAGAGTCTGCGCAAGAAGAACAGGACCAGGGGCCAGGTGGGCCTCCAACGAGGTGAGGGGCTGG CCCTGGAGATCCTGCAGGAGGAGGACCTGATTGATGAGGATGACATTCCCGTGCGCAGCTTCTTCCCAGAGAACTGGCTCTGGAGAGTGGAAACAGTGGACCGCTTTCAAAT ATTGACATTGTGGCTCCCCGATTCTCTGACCACGTGGGAGATCCACGGCCTGAGCCTGTCCAAAACCAAAG GCCTATGTGTGGCCGCCCCAGTCCAGCTGCGGGTGTTCCGCGAGTTCCACCTGCACCTCCGCCTGCCCATGTCTGTCCGCCGCTTTGAGCAGCTGGAGCTGCGGCCTGTCCTCTATAACTACCTGGCTAGAAACCTGACT gtgaGCGTCCACGTGTCCCCAGTGGAGGGGCTGTGCCTGGCTGGGGGCGGAGGGCTGGCCCAGCAGGTGTTGGTGCCTGCGGGCTCTGCCCGGCCTGTCGCCTTCTCTGTGGTGCCCACAGCAGCCGCCGCTGTGTCCCTGAAGGTGGTGGCTCGAGGGTCCTTCGACTTCCCTGTGGGAGATGCCGTGTCTAAGGTTCTGCAGATTGAG AAGGAAGGGGCCATCCATACAGAGGAGCTGGTCTATGAACTCAACCCCCTGG ACCACCGAGGCCGGACCTTGGAAATTCCTGGCAACTCTGATCCCAATATGATCCCTGATGGGGACTTTAACAGCTACGTGAGGGTTACAG CCTCAGATCCATTGGACACTTTGGGCTCTGAGGGGGCCTTGTCCCCAGGAGGCGTGGCCTCCCTCTTGAAGCTTCCTCAAGGCTGTGGGGAGCAAACCATGATCTACTTGGCTCCGACACTGGCTGCTTCCCGCTACCTGGACAAGACAGAGCAGTGGAGTGCACTGCCCCCCGAGACCAAGGACCACGCTGTGGATCTGATCCAGAAAG GCTACATGCGGATCCAGCAGTTTCGGAAGGCGGATGGTTCCTATGCGGCTTGGTTGTCACGGGACAGCAGCACCTG gCTCACAGCCTTTGTGCTGAAGGTCCTGAGTTTGGCCCAGGAGCAGGTAGGAGGCTCGCCTGAGAAACTGCAGGAGACGTCTAAATGGCTTCTGTCCCAGCAACAGGCTGATGGCTCGTTCCAAGACCCCTGTCCAGTGTTAGACAGGAACATGCAG GGGGGTTTGGTGGGCAGTGATGAGACTGTGGCACTCACAGCCTTTGTGACCATCGCCCTTCATCATGGGCTGGCCGTCTTCCAGGACGAGGGTGCAGAGGAATTGAAGCAGAGAGTG GAAGCCTCCATCTCAAAGGCAAACTCATTTTTGGGGGAGAAAGCGAGTGCCGGGCTCCTGGGTGCCCACGCAGCTGCCATCACGGCCTATGCCCTGACACTGACCAAGGCTTCCGGGGACCTGCGGGGTGTTGCCCACAACAACCTCATGGCAATGGCCCAGGAGACTGGAG ATAACCTGTACTGGGGCTCAGTCACTAGTTCTCAGAGCAATGCCGTGTCGCCCACGCCAGCCCCTCGCAACCCAGCCGACCCCATGCCCCAGGCTCCAGCCCTGTGGATTGAAACCACAGCCTACGCCCTGCTGCACCTCCTGCTTCACGAGGGCAAAGCGGAGATGGCAGACCAGACTGCAGCCTGGCTCACCCGTCAGGGCAGCTTCCAAGGGGGATTCCGCAGTACCCAA GACACGGTGATTGCCTTGGATGCCCTGTCTGCCTACTGGATTGCCTCCCACACCACCGAGGAGAGGAGACTCAATGTGACTCTCAGCTCCACAGGCCGCAGTGGGTTCACGTCCCACGCGCTACAGCTGAACAACCGCCAGATTCGCGGCCTGGAGGAGGAGCTGCAG TTTTCCTTGGGCAGCAAGATCAATGTGAAGGTGGGAGGAAACAGCAAAGGAACCCTGAAG GTCCTTCGTATCTACAATGTCCTGGACATGAAGAACACGACCTGCCAGGACCTGCAGATAGAAGTGACAGTCAAAGGCCACGTCGAGTACACGA TGGAAGCAAACGAGGACTATGAGGACTATGAGTACGATGAGCTTCCAGCCAGGGACGACCCAGGTGTCCCTCTGCAGCCCGTGACACCCCTGCAGCTGTTTGAGGGTCGGAGGAACCGCCGCAGGAGGGAGGCGCCCAaggtggtggaggagcaggagtcCAGGGTGCACTACACCGTGTGCATCTG GCGGAACGGCAAGGTGGGGCTGTCTGGCATGGCCATCGCGGACATCACCCTCCTGAGTGGATTCCACGCCCTGCGTGCTGACCTAGAGAAG CTGACCTCCCTCTCTGACCGTTACGTGAGTCACTTTGAGACCGAGGGGCCCCACGTCCTGCTGTATTTTGACTCG GTTCCCACCTCCCGGGAGTGCGTGGGCTTTGAGGCTGTGCAGGAAGTTCCCGTGGGGCTGGTGCAGCCGGCCAGCGCAGCCCTGTACGACTACTACAACCCGG AGCGCAGATGTTCTGTGTTTTACGGGGCACCAAGTAAGAGCAGACTCCTGGCCACCTTGTGTTCTGCTGAAGTCTGCCAGTGTGCTGAGG GGAAGTGCCCTCGCCAGCGTCGCGCCCTGGAGCGGGGTCTGCAGGACGAGGATGGCTACAGGATGAAGTTTGCCTGCTACTACCCCCGTGTGGAGTACG GCTTCCAGGTGAAGGTTCTCCGAGAAGACAGCAGAGCGGCTTTCCGCCTCTTTGAGACCAAGATCACCCAAGTCCTGCACTTCA CCAAGGATGTCAAGGCCACTGTTAATCAGACACGCAACTTCCTGGTTCGAGCCTCTTGCCGCCTTCGCTTGGAACCTGGGAGAGAATATTTGATCATGGGTCTGGATGGGGCCACCTATGACCTCGAGGGACA CCCCCAGTACCTGCTGGACTCGAATAGCTGGATCGAGGAGATGCCTTCTGAACGCCAGTGCCGGAGCACCCGCCAGCGGGCAGCCTGCGCACAGCTCCACGACTTCCTCCAGGAGTATGGCACTCAGGGGTGCCAGGTGTGA